The Syntrophales bacterium sequence GGCTTCCAGCCGACGTCAAAGCTACCGGCTTTAGCCGGTATGTGGTTTACTTTTGCAAATTCGTCAACACCAGAACTAATCATCATTGATCTACTTTGATATCTTGATACAAGAGTAACAAACTCGTTGCAACGGAGAGCAGCGGAACATACAAATTTTGCGGATTTACATGCACGTAAAACTTCAGATGCACCACTGATATGATCATCATGCCAATGGCTTATAAGGAAAAGCTTAACGTCGGTCGCGACATTAACACCTTTTTGGTTCAAATATTGAAGGGCAATGGGGGCTCGCGTTGAGGGGTCAAGGCATGAATCAACAATCATCCATTGGTTATTGCCTAAGTGACTGACGATACATTCACCGATGCCTGGGCCAAAAAATGATATTTCAATATCTTTCAACAGAGCGGATTTCCTTTGTTAACCCGAAAATTCCTTTTATTTTTTCTGCTTCTTCTTCAGCCCTCTTAAAATCACTCATTGTCCATTCAGGAAGCCGGCGGAAACGAATAGATGCAGCCCGTAACCGCTGGCCATCAATTCGATCATAGTAACCAATGGATAGATAGAAAATTGAGCCAGGGACAGCGAGACTAATATCTGAAGGTGAGATTTCCGCTACAGAGAAAGTAATTTCTTCTATAGGATTCTCCGGATGACTCATATCTCGCAAGATCGCTGTACACTCCTCATTTTTTATTTCGATCAATTCTCCTTCCCATTGTTGCAACAACTTAAACCGGTGCGTCGGTGGTGGAAAAAGTAGCCTAACTACAATTCTATCAGGCAATGTCGTATCTGGCTCTTTCTGTCCAGTGACCAATGATATCGACGAGCTTTCAGTACGTTTATGTAAAGCAAAGGGGGGAGGGCCTAACCACAAAACATTACGATCAGTGTCTTTTCCTCTCTCATCTTGCCGCTGCGACTGCGTTTCCTCGCTTACTTGTCTTGGGTCGAAGCGGACCTCTTCCGGCGAATACATCAGTAATCCTTTCCCAGTAAATGTTCGGCTATCTTCAAAGAAAATAGCAATCCTGGTTCCCAATTGTCTTTCAGTACATTAATGGCTTTCATAGTGCCTTCTACTTCTGTTTCTTCTTTTTTCAATTCATAATGATTGTTTACGTCAAAATACACCCCTGGTATGACTTTTTGTGACGCCTCGATTCTTACGTTAATTTCTCCCTCTGGGTTAGCGCGTGGATATTTCATGATCATAACTGCTAAGCCGGGAGTATCCATTAGCTCCTTCCAAGAATCCTTAGGAGCGAGAAAATCACCAAAGCGGTTAAGTGTGTCTATATCAGCAATTGAGAAATGCATAGTGCGATTTATACCTATCGCTTTTATGGGGGTATGCTCTAACAAAGAGAATGCTCCTATTACTAAGTCCCTAAGTGGTTGAAATAAGGTTGCATCATTTGTGCTGGCCATAAAGCGCTCACGCCATACCTCCATCATAAATTCCCCAATCTTGAACTGACTTATCTCGGGAGATATTACCGTGATTTTTTGTGCCGATTCGGCTTCATCACCACGGATTAACCCGTGTGCTTTAAACCACATTGGTTGAAATATAGCCGGATTAAACAAGCCCAACAAAACTATAGAAACGCCATCTAATTCAAGGGAGGGCATACTTTCACATCCTTCTTGGGTTGAAAAACTAATCACATATATGAAAAGAAAACTGACGTGTCAAGAGAAAAGAGAATTATACGATAATGGTTAAGGATAATTAACAGGGTGCTTGTCTGTCAAGAAGAAAGCGCAACGTGTTATGCATACCGCACGGGTTGCAGGATGCAAAAGCGCCGAGTTTGTGACTGATATCACCCAGGGGTGAGGATCATTGATTTCAGGCCGTTATACGGATCTAATTCTTTAAGGATTACCAGGTGAAATCTACATCTTACGCTAACACTTGTCAAATGTGGATATCAGGAAGCTATACGGATATACCTGCTGTCCGGCAATAGGGCAATTTTACAGTTCACCAACCCTTCTGTAACAAATCTATCTGACTCAACGAATCCAGCACCCTGCTGCAGGATTCCCATTCCACGTTTTCGATGCGGTCGTATTTCATCTCAAAAGGATGGCGCCGGGGAACCTCATCAATAACCTGCTTTGCCAGTTCTTCTTCGCGGAGGGCCGCCCATACCCAGACATCTTCCAGTGTGTCGGGGATCTGGCCGAACATATTCCGGATATTTGCGAGCCGCTCTGACAGGAGCTGATGAACCCGGTCCTCCACAGATCCTTTATATCTCATGTTGTAAATCAACACTTCGGGGCGTACCTGGCCGATGCGCTGAATCCTGCCTTTGCGCTGCTCAAGGCGGGTGGGGTTCCAGGGAAGGTCCAGATTGATTAGCGATCCCAGCCGTTGGAGATTGAGCCCCTCGGAGGCGGCATCTGTGCCGATGACCAACCGCAGTTCGCCTGCACTGATTCGCCTTTTGATCTCATCCCGGTTTATCCGCTGAAAAACGCCGTTTTGGATGATCCCGGAACCGGAAATATTGGCATAAATAGCAATAGTTTCACCCGGCAAACGTTTGGACAACCTCTGCCCCAGCCAAAAGACGGAGCCGTAGTATTGGCTGAAGATGATACACCCAAAGGACAACCAGCCGCCCGTAACAGGCACGCCCGAGGAAAGGATGGTTTCCACCTGCCGCAGCTTCGGGTCTTCATCCCTGTTTTCGTCGAGGATTTTCAGAAACCTGGTCAAAGCAAATCGTTCTTCCTTGGTTAAAGGATACAGGGAGGACAGTGTTTCATCTCTTTCGTCCTCCCCTTCCTCATCGTCCTGGTCTCTTTCAAGGGGTGGCCCGAGCATCTTGATCGCCGTCAGCCTGCCCG is a genomic window containing:
- a CDS encoding MBL fold metallo-hydrolase, which gives rise to MKDIEISFFGPGIGECIVSHLGNNQWMIVDSCLDPSTRAPIALQYLNQKGVNVATDVKLFLISHWHDDHISGASEVLRACKSAKFVCSAALRCNEFVTLVSRYQSRSMMISSGVDEFAKVNHIPAKAGSFDVGWKP